One stretch of Serinicoccus hydrothermalis DNA includes these proteins:
- a CDS encoding tyrosine-type recombinase/integrase, which translates to MGTNAQRTFKAHRDALAFKAEVEVDTARGTLLDPTNRRLTYADWHDNWMQHRPDLRESSRIRAQSIARVHLLPTFGHLPVQRITQPDVQTWVTKQTGSPATVRRNYGELSASLDAAVTAGVLTLSPCRGIRLPKAVRADMVILDHDEIEHLASCILPRYRALVYLLAYGGLRVGEALDLVRSDIDPIASTVRVDSTVTVGKGGKKASGRPKSDAGMRTVPLPSKVTAMLAEHKLHFPGDYVFTGGRGAQIHVSNFGERTFKNAVAVWNEQRAEQGLDEKHPRVHDLRHTAITHWIRLGADLPRIKTWAGHTNAAFTLNQYAGYFPSDDSAFMDALNQGIG; encoded by the coding sequence ATGGGAACCAACGCCCAACGGACGTTCAAGGCACATCGGGACGCCCTGGCGTTCAAGGCAGAGGTAGAGGTAGACACCGCGAGGGGCACGCTGCTTGACCCCACCAACAGACGCTTGACCTATGCCGACTGGCACGACAACTGGATGCAGCACCGTCCCGACCTTCGGGAGTCCTCGCGCATCCGAGCACAGAGCATCGCCAGGGTTCACCTGCTGCCGACCTTCGGGCACCTGCCGGTGCAACGGATCACACAACCAGACGTGCAGACGTGGGTGACCAAGCAGACCGGCTCACCGGCCACCGTGCGACGCAACTATGGAGAGTTGAGCGCGAGCCTGGATGCTGCCGTGACTGCCGGGGTGCTGACACTGAGTCCCTGCCGAGGCATCCGACTCCCCAAGGCAGTCCGTGCAGACATGGTGATTCTCGATCATGACGAGATTGAGCACCTTGCCTCATGCATCCTGCCCCGCTACCGGGCGCTGGTCTACCTGTTGGCCTACGGGGGTCTGCGTGTGGGCGAAGCACTGGACCTTGTGCGCTCTGACATTGATCCCATCGCGAGCACGGTCAGGGTGGACAGCACCGTCACGGTAGGTAAAGGCGGCAAGAAGGCGTCAGGACGCCCCAAGAGCGACGCAGGTATGCGGACGGTGCCGTTGCCGTCGAAGGTGACCGCCATGCTTGCTGAGCATAAGCTGCACTTCCCTGGTGACTACGTGTTCACCGGGGGTAGGGGAGCACAGATACACGTCAGCAACTTTGGTGAGCGCACGTTCAAGAACGCCGTAGCCGTGTGGAACGAGCAGCGGGCAGAGCAAGGACTAGACGAGAAGCATCCTCGCGTTCATGACCTCCGGCACACGGCTATCACGCACTGGATCAGGCTCGGAGCAGACCTGCCACGCATCAAGACCTGGGCCGGGCACACCAACGCTGCCTTCACGCTGAACCAGTACGCCGGGTACTTCCCAAGTGATGACAGCGCCTTCATGGACGCTCTGAACCAGGGGATCGGCTAG
- a CDS encoding DUF3052 family protein: MDAQNRTGKQTDDEDQGSDPLVGLMRKLGLREDQIVVEYGDDEDVEPGVREAAAEAVGSPVEGESYDGVVDVVLLWWRDGEGDLADELMDTLTTLEEGGSIVLLTPGAGREDRVPAADVQDACTTCSMVASGAVNLGGWIGQRLVGRK, from the coding sequence ATGGACGCGCAGAACAGGACGGGGAAGCAGACCGACGACGAGGACCAGGGGAGCGACCCCCTGGTGGGACTCATGCGCAAGCTGGGTCTGCGCGAGGACCAGATCGTCGTGGAGTACGGAGACGACGAGGACGTGGAGCCGGGTGTCCGCGAGGCGGCCGCCGAGGCGGTGGGCAGCCCCGTGGAGGGGGAGTCCTACGACGGCGTGGTCGACGTCGTGCTGCTGTGGTGGCGCGACGGCGAGGGCGACCTCGCCGACGAGCTCATGGACACCCTCACCACGCTCGAGGAGGGCGGGTCGATCGTGCTCCTCACCCCCGGCGCCGGTCGGGAGGACCGCGTGCCGGCCGCGGACGTGCAGGACGCCTGCACCACCTGCTCGATGGTCGCCTCGGGCGCCGTCAACCTCGGCGGATGGATCGGACAGCGCCTGGTGGGGCGCAAGTGA
- the aceE gene encoding pyruvate dehydrogenase (acetyl-transferring), homodimeric type, which produces MTEERSTGPILNGLPTQVPDSDPEETQEWLDSLDAAIDTGGRQRARYLMLRMLERARDSQVGIPSLVTTDYINTITPEQEATFPGDEDMERRYRAWVRWNAAVMVHRAQHPDISVGGHISTYASQATLTEVGFNHFWRGRDHEGGGDQVFFQGHASPGIYARAFMEGRLSEADLDGFRQEKSKGLRDDVRTIPSYPHPRSMPDFWQFPTVSMGIGPMNAIYQASFNKYLHNRGLKDTSQQHVWAFLGDGEMDEPESRGLLQVAANDELDNLTFVVNCNLQRLDGPVRGNGKIVQELESFFRGAGWNVIKVLWGRGWDDLIENDTSGALVNLMNTTPDGDFQTFRANDGAWIRDHFFGRDPRTKELVKDWSDEDIWWRLKRGGHDYHKVFAAYQAAMNHTGQPTVILAHTIKGYSLGTRFAGRNATHQMKKLSLDDLKAFRDSLKIPITDEQLEADPYAPPYYHPGQDDEAIQYLQERRRALGGYLPKRQPARTALPLPAEKVYDVAKKGSGKQEVATTMALVRIFKEWMRDKEFGKHIVPIIPDEARTFGMDSFFPTAKIYNVHGQNYTSVDADLMLAYKESEQGQILHVGINEAGSVAAFSAAGTSYDTHQLPMVPFYIFYSMFGFQRTGDGIWAAADQLAKGFMIGATAGRTTLTGEGLQHADGHSPLLASTNPAVMAYDPAYAYEMAHILPDALERMYGEDPQSLIYYLTVYNEPMRQPAEPEDVDVDGIIAGMHRIAADEPQEGKHVRLLASGVGVPWALDAAELLREDWGVTSDVWSVTSWSQLRREAMSCDEDAFLHPEQERRVPYVTRRLEEGTGPVIATSDYMRAVQDQIAPWVPEDYSSLGADGFGFADTRAAARRFFHIDGPSMAVKALQMLADRGEIDPQIPRDAADKYRLMDVNAGTSGTAGGDA; this is translated from the coding sequence ATGACCGAGGAGCGCTCCACCGGCCCCATCCTGAACGGTCTCCCGACCCAGGTCCCGGACTCGGACCCCGAGGAGACGCAGGAGTGGCTGGACTCGTTGGACGCCGCGATCGACACCGGCGGTCGGCAGCGGGCCCGTTACCTCATGCTCAGGATGCTGGAGCGCGCGCGTGACTCCCAGGTCGGCATCCCCTCCCTCGTGACGACCGACTACATCAACACCATCACCCCGGAGCAGGAGGCGACCTTCCCCGGCGACGAGGACATGGAGCGCCGCTACCGCGCCTGGGTGCGCTGGAACGCCGCGGTCATGGTGCACCGCGCCCAGCACCCGGACATCTCGGTCGGCGGGCACATCTCCACGTATGCCTCCCAGGCCACCCTGACCGAGGTCGGCTTCAACCACTTCTGGCGCGGCCGTGACCACGAGGGCGGCGGCGACCAGGTCTTCTTCCAGGGCCACGCCTCGCCCGGCATCTACGCGCGCGCCTTCATGGAGGGCCGGCTGTCCGAGGCCGACCTCGACGGCTTCCGGCAGGAGAAGAGCAAGGGCCTGCGCGACGACGTGCGCACCATCCCCTCCTACCCGCACCCGCGGTCGATGCCCGACTTCTGGCAGTTCCCCACGGTGTCCATGGGCATCGGCCCGATGAACGCCATCTACCAGGCGTCCTTCAACAAGTACCTCCACAACCGTGGCCTCAAGGACACCAGCCAGCAGCACGTCTGGGCCTTCCTCGGCGACGGCGAGATGGACGAGCCGGAGTCGCGCGGCCTGCTCCAGGTGGCGGCCAACGACGAGCTCGACAACCTCACCTTCGTCGTCAACTGCAACCTGCAGCGGCTGGACGGCCCGGTCCGCGGCAACGGCAAGATCGTGCAGGAGCTGGAGAGCTTCTTCCGCGGCGCCGGGTGGAACGTCATCAAGGTGCTGTGGGGCCGCGGCTGGGACGACCTCATCGAGAACGACACCTCCGGTGCCCTGGTCAACCTCATGAACACCACGCCGGACGGCGACTTCCAGACCTTCCGCGCCAACGACGGCGCCTGGATCCGGGACCACTTCTTCGGGCGCGACCCGCGCACCAAGGAGCTGGTCAAGGACTGGAGCGACGAGGACATCTGGTGGCGGCTCAAGCGCGGCGGCCACGACTACCACAAGGTCTTCGCCGCCTACCAGGCCGCGATGAACCACACCGGCCAGCCGACGGTCATCCTGGCGCACACCATCAAGGGCTACTCGCTGGGCACCCGCTTCGCCGGTCGCAACGCCACCCACCAGATGAAGAAGCTCAGCCTGGACGACCTCAAGGCCTTCCGGGACAGCCTCAAGATCCCGATCACCGACGAGCAGCTCGAGGCCGACCCCTACGCCCCGCCCTACTACCACCCGGGGCAGGACGACGAGGCGATCCAGTACCTCCAGGAGCGGCGCCGCGCCCTCGGCGGCTACCTGCCCAAGCGGCAGCCCGCCCGCACGGCGCTCCCGCTGCCGGCGGAGAAGGTCTACGACGTGGCCAAGAAGGGGTCGGGCAAGCAGGAGGTCGCCACGACCATGGCCCTGGTCCGCATCTTCAAGGAGTGGATGCGCGACAAGGAGTTCGGCAAGCACATCGTGCCGATCATCCCCGACGAGGCCCGCACCTTCGGGATGGACAGCTTCTTCCCGACGGCCAAGATCTACAACGTCCACGGGCAGAACTACACCTCGGTCGACGCCGACCTCATGCTCGCCTACAAGGAGTCCGAGCAGGGCCAGATCCTGCACGTCGGGATCAACGAGGCCGGGTCGGTGGCCGCCTTCAGCGCGGCGGGCACGTCCTACGACACCCATCAGCTGCCGATGGTGCCGTTCTACATCTTCTACTCGATGTTCGGCTTCCAGCGCACCGGCGACGGCATCTGGGCCGCGGCCGACCAGCTCGCCAAGGGCTTCATGATCGGGGCGACCGCTGGTCGCACCACTCTCACCGGCGAGGGGCTGCAGCATGCGGACGGCCACTCCCCGCTGCTGGCCTCGACCAACCCGGCGGTCATGGCCTACGACCCGGCCTACGCCTACGAGATGGCGCACATCCTCCCGGACGCGCTGGAGCGGATGTACGGCGAGGACCCGCAGTCGCTCATCTACTACCTCACGGTCTACAACGAGCCGATGCGCCAGCCGGCCGAGCCGGAGGACGTCGACGTCGACGGCATCATCGCCGGGATGCACCGGATCGCGGCGGACGAGCCGCAGGAGGGCAAGCACGTGCGCCTGCTCGCCTCCGGTGTCGGCGTGCCGTGGGCGCTGGACGCAGCCGAGCTGCTCCGCGAGGACTGGGGTGTGACCTCCGACGTGTGGTCGGTGACGTCGTGGTCCCAGCTGCGGCGCGAGGCCATGTCCTGCGACGAGGACGCCTTCCTGCACCCCGAGCAGGAGCGCCGGGTCCCCTACGTGACCCGTCGCCTCGAGGAGGGCACCGGCCCGGTCATCGCCACCAGCGACTACATGCGGGCGGTCCAGGACCAGATCGCCCCGTGGGTGCCGGAGGACTACTCCTCCCTGGGCGCGGACGGCTTCGGCTTCGCCGACACCCGGGCGGCGGCGCGGCGCTTCTTCCACATCGACGGCCCGTCGATGGCGGTCAAGGCGCTGCAGATGCTCGCCGACCGCGGTGAGATCGACCCGCAGATCCCTCGGGACGCCGCCGACAAGTACCGCCTCATGGACGTGAACGCCGGGACCTCCGGCACCGCCGGAGGCGACGCCTGA
- a CDS encoding phage major capsid protein: protein MTETTNTAGKGWAPDVQGFVAAEVLPNLLITEITTVAGAVEGDEVALRVPYVGDVATELIAEGAPLTEQDADLDEVVVNTHKVGSLVVLSNELARNSAEGILAEGLSRNVMLGANHALLNNASAPTGILNAANITDGGALGDNLDAVSTAMWGIVEAGGTADYILAAPSAMGALSTLKAGTGSNQSLVTEPVLYGLNVHVTNAMPADTILVGSRSAVVSAVGPVLLAKSSEYAFNRDARAVRVTFRSGWTVTNADRLVKISTAA, encoded by the coding sequence ATGACTGAAACAACTAACACCGCAGGCAAGGGGTGGGCACCAGACGTACAAGGATTTGTCGCTGCCGAAGTGCTACCTAACCTGCTTATCACTGAAATCACCACTGTCGCCGGTGCAGTAGAAGGCGACGAGGTTGCACTACGCGTTCCATATGTCGGAGACGTAGCAACCGAACTCATTGCAGAAGGCGCACCGCTGACGGAGCAGGACGCAGACCTTGACGAAGTTGTCGTCAACACTCACAAAGTCGGTTCCCTGGTCGTGCTGTCCAACGAACTGGCACGCAACTCTGCCGAGGGCATCCTTGCCGAAGGTCTGTCCCGCAACGTCATGCTCGGGGCGAACCACGCTCTGCTCAACAACGCGAGCGCACCGACCGGCATCCTCAACGCCGCGAACATCACCGACGGGGGAGCACTCGGGGACAACCTAGATGCTGTCTCTACCGCCATGTGGGGCATCGTGGAAGCCGGAGGCACTGCCGACTACATCCTGGCCGCACCGTCCGCCATGGGAGCGCTGAGCACCCTCAAAGCGGGCACCGGGTCCAACCAGTCCCTTGTGACTGAGCCAGTCCTGTATGGCTTGAACGTGCATGTCACCAACGCCATGCCAGCAGACACGATCCTGGTCGGTAGCCGTAGCGCCGTCGTGAGCGCCGTAGGTCCGGTACTGCTAGCCAAGAGCAGCGAGTACGCCTTCAACCGCGACGCACGCGCCGTGAGAGTTACCTTCCGATCCGGCTGGACTGTCACCAACGCTGACCGCCTGGTCAAGATCAGCACCGCAGCCTGA
- a CDS encoding AAA family ATPase: MIDTSRYRITNIAIPDRTWIIPGLLEQGRYHLIYGDKGAGKSTFIAGHIIPEALSGGIERVVFVSPGEETTHVDLRLYAAAHGYDPDKVLYFNADPMRVPKRTIDWDESDNRKEWVLEDDDLAAVMQFYFPYDERGLSEIIKREGGFEFNAGDMIVNFDLLRLIESLTQDKVPTLYITEDIEGSLSPDRLKTYGGTDTVQNAAWKLLISDIQRALGQRDAFIDVTHTKKGDSSQIKGSTGRFDRARHAIRLNRHDDGGSRYTTVVGTGNASGQDWQRERIIGVRPVDEGDMLAAFGSATIKHRVPYVVYDGLGNKSDEQVARLLALDWSEPRTTAEVVVALGLRAEDASNKNDARMWDGARSALDNHTFVKEGRGRWSWPTAPDGEPS, from the coding sequence ATGATCGACACCAGCCGATATCGAATCACAAATATCGCAATTCCCGACCGTACGTGGATCATCCCTGGTTTGTTAGAGCAGGGACGCTACCATTTGATCTACGGAGACAAGGGGGCAGGCAAGTCAACCTTCATTGCCGGTCACATCATCCCCGAAGCACTGTCGGGCGGCATTGAGCGGGTCGTCTTTGTCTCTCCTGGTGAAGAGACCACACATGTTGACCTTCGTCTCTACGCAGCAGCACATGGCTATGACCCAGACAAGGTGCTCTATTTTAATGCTGACCCGATGCGAGTGCCCAAGCGCACTATTGATTGGGACGAATCTGACAATCGCAAGGAGTGGGTGCTAGAAGATGACGACCTTGCTGCTGTGATGCAGTTCTATTTCCCTTACGACGAAAGAGGGTTGTCAGAAATCATAAAGCGCGAGGGTGGGTTTGAGTTCAATGCGGGCGACATGATCGTCAACTTTGATCTTTTGCGACTCATTGAGAGTCTGACGCAGGACAAGGTTCCGACGTTATACATTACCGAGGATATCGAAGGGTCGCTGTCTCCCGACCGCCTGAAAACCTACGGAGGAACTGACACCGTTCAGAACGCTGCGTGGAAATTGCTCATTAGCGACATTCAGCGCGCTCTAGGTCAGCGAGACGCCTTCATCGACGTGACCCACACCAAGAAGGGTGATTCGTCCCAGATCAAGGGCAGCACGGGGCGCTTCGACCGAGCACGACATGCAATCAGGCTCAATCGCCACGACGACGGGGGTAGCCGCTACACGACCGTAGTGGGCACCGGCAACGCGTCAGGACAGGACTGGCAGCGCGAGCGCATCATCGGGGTACGTCCTGTAGATGAGGGGGACATGCTTGCCGCTTTCGGGTCAGCCACCATCAAGCATCGCGTGCCCTACGTCGTCTATGACGGCCTGGGGAACAAGTCTGACGAGCAGGTTGCCCGACTGCTGGCGCTGGACTGGTCAGAGCCGCGCACGACCGCTGAGGTTGTCGTTGCTCTGGGTCTACGTGCAGAGGACGCCAGCAACAAGAACGACGCGCGCATGTGGGACGGGGCACGATCCGCCTTGGACAACCACACGTTCGTCAAGGAAGGTCGCGGGCGCTGGTCTTGGCCTACGGCACCGGACGGTGAACCGTCATGA
- a CDS encoding Nif3-like dinuclear metal center hexameric protein — MNASAAQAGVPLADVVATLEELYPPGTAQSWDRVGLVAGDPDQTVRRVLVAVDPTLEVVAEAVRTGADLVVTHHPLLLRGIHSVATTSAKGATITELVVNDVALYCAHTNADVADPGVGQALAAACGLAATEPLTVTEELGRVGELADPVSLRDFASRLAGALPATAGGVRVSGDPDGTVRRVAVLGGAGDGEFEAVRRAGADVYVTADLRHHPALEAREEAYAAARAGGAARPYLVDAGHWASEWLWLPGLRELLRSRLDVEVELSTVRTDPWDFVVGCDDPLPRPDAPSDPSEEH, encoded by the coding sequence ATGAATGCCAGTGCAGCGCAGGCCGGCGTCCCCCTGGCCGACGTGGTCGCGACCCTGGAGGAGCTCTACCCGCCCGGGACCGCCCAGTCCTGGGACCGGGTGGGGCTGGTCGCCGGTGACCCGGACCAGACCGTGCGCCGGGTCCTCGTCGCCGTGGACCCCACGCTCGAGGTCGTCGCGGAGGCGGTGCGCACCGGCGCGGACCTCGTGGTCACCCACCACCCGCTGCTGCTGCGCGGGATCCACTCGGTCGCCACGACCAGCGCCAAGGGCGCCACGATCACCGAGCTCGTGGTCAACGACGTCGCGCTCTACTGCGCCCACACCAACGCCGACGTCGCCGACCCCGGCGTGGGCCAGGCGCTCGCGGCCGCCTGCGGGCTGGCGGCGACCGAGCCGCTCACCGTCACCGAGGAGCTGGGCCGGGTCGGCGAGCTGGCCGACCCGGTCAGCCTGCGCGACTTCGCCTCACGACTGGCCGGCGCGCTCCCGGCGACCGCGGGTGGCGTGCGGGTGAGCGGCGACCCCGACGGGACGGTCCGCCGGGTGGCGGTCCTCGGAGGAGCCGGCGACGGCGAGTTCGAGGCGGTCCGGCGCGCGGGCGCCGACGTCTACGTCACCGCGGACCTGCGGCACCACCCGGCCCTGGAGGCGCGGGAGGAGGCGTATGCCGCGGCCCGCGCCGGCGGGGCGGCCCGGCCCTACCTCGTGGACGCCGGGCACTGGGCGAGCGAGTGGCTCTGGCTGCCCGGGCTGCGCGAGCTGCTGCGCAGCCGGCTGGACGTGGAGGTGGAGCTGTCCACCGTGCGCACCGACCCGTGGGACTTCGTCGTCGGGTGCGATGATCCTCTCCCCAGACCCGACGCCCCTTCGGACCCGAGCGAGGAGCACTGA
- a CDS encoding HNH endonuclease — MSRDNSAKWKNLRKDFLNTLEDDRCAGCGEYVDLSLSGMHPQGPTVDHIKSVEFFPELEFEKSNLQLMCRTCNTSKHAGPRSRSKASRKQEPITPFPLPESQVFPGQTKHMLYSHGIYRLNGGMPGFGTNCTVTFDDDGAIVEVIKYEIDEYV; from the coding sequence ATGAGCAGAGATAACAGCGCTAAATGGAAGAACTTACGTAAGGACTTCCTGAACACGCTAGAGGATGACAGGTGCGCGGGGTGCGGAGAGTATGTAGACCTGTCGCTGTCCGGCATGCATCCCCAGGGTCCGACTGTAGACCACATCAAATCCGTAGAGTTCTTTCCCGAACTAGAGTTTGAGAAATCGAACCTGCAACTCATGTGCAGGACGTGCAACACCAGCAAGCACGCTGGTCCCAGGTCAAGATCAAAAGCAAGCAGGAAGCAGGAGCCAATTACGCCGTTTCCTTTGCCTGAGTCGCAGGTCTTTCCGGGTCAAACGAAGCACATGCTTTACAGTCATGGTATCTACAGACTGAATGGTGGCATGCCAGGGTTCGGAACAAATTGCACTGTAACATTTGACGATGATGGAGCCATTGTCGAAGTCATCAAGTACGAGATAGACGAGTACGTTTGA
- a CDS encoding zinc ribbon domain-containing protein has translation MKASPQMQARLLELQQLDTTLAQLDHRLKSLPEQVDITRMEGEQGGLEADVVRTGTEVSDLEREVAKAEAAVQQVRDRAARDRQRLEAGTGSAKDLQGLQHELESLARRQGVLEDEELEVMERVEQAQAAEQAATTARDEHATRLGELREVRDEKSAAITAEREEVAAGREAIVDDLADDLVALYERMRAQTGSGAAPLQQRRCGGCRLELNAVDLGRIKAAPEDEVVRCEECGRILVRTAESGL, from the coding sequence GTGAAGGCCTCCCCCCAGATGCAGGCCCGCCTGCTCGAGCTGCAGCAGCTCGACACGACCCTGGCCCAGCTGGACCACCGCCTCAAGAGCCTGCCCGAGCAGGTCGACATCACCCGGATGGAGGGCGAGCAGGGCGGGCTCGAGGCCGACGTCGTGCGGACCGGGACCGAGGTGAGCGACCTCGAGCGCGAGGTCGCCAAGGCCGAGGCCGCGGTGCAGCAGGTCCGCGACCGGGCGGCGCGGGACCGGCAGCGGCTGGAGGCCGGCACCGGCAGCGCCAAGGACCTGCAGGGGCTGCAGCACGAGCTGGAGTCGCTGGCCCGCCGCCAGGGGGTCCTCGAGGACGAGGAGCTGGAGGTCATGGAGCGGGTCGAGCAGGCCCAGGCGGCGGAGCAGGCGGCGACGACGGCGCGGGACGAGCACGCGACCCGGCTGGGCGAGCTGCGCGAGGTCCGGGACGAGAAGTCCGCCGCGATCACCGCCGAGCGGGAGGAGGTCGCGGCCGGCCGCGAGGCGATCGTGGACGACCTGGCCGACGACCTCGTCGCGCTCTACGAACGGATGCGGGCCCAGACCGGCTCGGGCGCCGCGCCGCTGCAGCAGCGCCGGTGCGGCGGTTGCCGCCTGGAGCTCAACGCCGTCGACCTCGGCCGGATCAAGGCTGCGCCCGAGGACGAGGTGGTGCGCTGCGAGGAGTGCGGCCGCATCCTGGTGCGGACGGCGGAGTCCGGCCTGTGA
- a CDS encoding peroxiredoxin — protein sequence MSATLTAYPQVGERAPELSLADQDGATHTLSEAVADRHALLVFYPFAFSSICTGELLEIQLNVDEFVNDRVQVYGISCDPVHAVRAWAAREGYRFPLLSDFWPHGEAARAYGVFDEDSGMAVRGTFLVDPSMTVRWNLVHPAGQAREIGALHQAVRDL from the coding sequence GTGAGCGCGACGCTGACGGCATACCCGCAGGTGGGGGAGCGGGCACCGGAGCTGAGCCTCGCCGACCAGGACGGTGCCACGCACACCCTGTCCGAGGCGGTGGCCGACCGGCACGCGCTGCTGGTCTTCTACCCCTTCGCCTTCTCCTCGATCTGCACCGGGGAGCTGCTCGAGATCCAGCTCAACGTCGACGAGTTCGTCAACGACCGGGTGCAGGTCTACGGCATCTCCTGCGACCCGGTGCATGCGGTCCGGGCCTGGGCGGCGCGCGAGGGCTACCGCTTCCCGCTGCTGTCCGACTTCTGGCCGCACGGGGAGGCGGCGCGCGCCTACGGCGTCTTCGACGAGGACTCCGGTATGGCCGTGCGCGGCACCTTCCTCGTCGACCCGTCCATGACGGTGCGCTGGAACCTCGTCCACCCGGCCGGGCAGGCGCGGGAGATCGGCGCGCTGCACCAGGCCGTCCGCGACCTGTAA
- a CDS encoding histidine phosphatase family protein translates to MTGRALVVEADGGSRGNPGVAGYGALVRDAGSGDLLAERAAPLGKQSNNVAEYTGLIEGLRAVLDLDLADDAQVEVRMDSKLVVEQMAGRWKIKHEDMKRLALQARRLVDEVRAAGGTVGFTWIPRGDNAAADKLSNDGMDGHTVRRDHVGGAAGSTPEAGGATGEVDTYISDETVPSLDGRTRLVLVRHGVTDFTVQHRMDGRGGADPSLNAEGRRQAQAAAEGVAALLARSEHGTPRVVTSSLARARQTGQLLAGRLGVETEEDRDWDEQGFGDWDGRAMPVLAARAPEDLARLRTDRDFARPGGESRRQLDQRVGEALERAVAGGGTVVVATHRVVIMSVLCRLLGVDHERGWSIATGPASMTAIEFWPDGGVQVAFVNDTQHLHDLP, encoded by the coding sequence GTGACGGGGCGCGCCCTGGTCGTCGAGGCGGACGGCGGGTCGCGCGGGAACCCGGGGGTCGCCGGCTACGGCGCCCTGGTGCGCGACGCCGGCAGCGGGGACCTGCTGGCCGAGCGGGCCGCGCCCCTGGGGAAGCAGTCGAACAACGTCGCGGAGTACACCGGGCTCATCGAGGGGCTGCGGGCGGTGCTCGACCTCGACCTCGCCGACGACGCGCAGGTGGAGGTCCGGATGGACTCCAAGCTCGTCGTCGAGCAGATGGCCGGCCGGTGGAAGATCAAGCACGAGGACATGAAGCGGCTCGCGCTGCAGGCGCGCCGGCTCGTCGACGAGGTCCGGGCCGCGGGCGGGACGGTGGGCTTCACCTGGATCCCCCGCGGTGACAACGCGGCCGCCGACAAGCTGTCCAACGACGGGATGGACGGGCATACCGTGCGGCGGGACCACGTGGGCGGAGCCGCGGGTTCGACGCCCGAGGCGGGGGGAGCGACCGGGGAGGTCGACACCTACATCTCGGACGAGACGGTCCCGTCGCTGGACGGCCGCACCCGGCTGGTCCTCGTGCGCCACGGGGTGACCGACTTCACCGTGCAGCACCGCATGGACGGGCGTGGCGGTGCCGACCCGAGCCTCAACGCGGAGGGCCGGCGGCAGGCGCAGGCGGCCGCGGAGGGTGTCGCGGCCCTGCTCGCCCGCTCGGAGCACGGCACGCCGCGGGTCGTCACCTCCTCGCTCGCCCGCGCCCGGCAGACGGGGCAGCTGCTGGCCGGACGGCTCGGCGTCGAGACGGAGGAGGACCGCGACTGGGACGAGCAGGGCTTCGGCGACTGGGACGGCCGCGCCATGCCGGTCCTGGCCGCGCGGGCGCCGGAGGACCTGGCGCGGCTGCGCACGGACCGCGACTTCGCCCGGCCGGGCGGGGAGTCGCGACGCCAGCTGGACCAGCGGGTCGGCGAGGCGCTCGAGCGGGCCGTCGCGGGTGGCGGCACGGTCGTCGTGGCGACGCACCGGGTGGTCATCATGTCCGTGCTCTGCCGGCTGCTCGGCGTCGACCACGAGCGTGGGTGGAGCATCGCCACGGGTCCCGCGTCGATGACGGCGATCGAGTTCTGGCCGGACGGCGGGGTGCAGGTCGCCTTCGTCAACGACACCCAGCACCTGCACGACCTGCCCTGA